A stretch of the Nicotiana tabacum cultivar K326 chromosome 6, ASM71507v2, whole genome shotgun sequence genome encodes the following:
- the LOC107772767 gene encoding uncharacterized protein LOC107772767 has translation MKRASSLPILKTVEGTHHVDANNKGKAILEDELDDDEIIDSEKISEPVICKTIEKWEPTSRGEEFSWEKQGIWRREQKNRAAKLEKQLKARWAVDGLIEEELNRFRAQYNTAIVPTKLKDVAQLIMPKWTPSPELATLTWLGDWRPSTILDLLRHLAHSSALESVAIEVALPQLINEFRIEEAVIDEEMAEIQANCIFHLPFGPNKAQKGESPMTCIQSEFKKIHRVITKAQNLRLKAMEMVVKKVLSRTDAAEFLVAFAGIQDLVHQWATQQKMRRGPVSIRTKALKFGSPLKQ, from the exons ATGAAGCGAGCTTCGTCTTTGCCCATATT GAAAACTGTTGAAGGAACTCATCACGTAGATGCCaataacaaagggaaagcaatacTTGAAGATGAACTAGATGACGATGAGATCATTGACTCCGAGAAAATTAGCGAACCTGTCATATGCAAAACAATAGAAAAATGGGAACCCACTTCACGAG GGGAAGAGTTTTCTTGGGAAAAACAGGGTATATGGAGGCGTGAGCAGAAAAACAGAGCAGCTAAATTAGAGAAACAGCTAAAAGCAAGATGGGCCGTAGACGGGCTAATTGAGGAAGAGCTGAACCGTTTTCGGGCCCAATACAACACAGCTATTGtcccaaccaaactcaaggaTGTGGCCCAATTAATCATGCCTAAATGGACTCCTTCACCAGAACTAGCCACATTAACTTGGTTAGGCGATTGGCGGCCCTCCACAATATTGGATCTTCTTCGTCACTTGGCTCACTCATCTGCTTTAGAATCAGTTGCCATTGAGGTGGCGTTACCACAATTGATCAACGAGTTTCGTATTGAAGAGGCAGTGATTGATGAGGAAATGGCTGAAATCCAGGCTAATTGTATCTTCCATTTACCATTTGGCCCAAATAAGGCCCAAAAAGGTGAGAGTCCAATGACTTGCATTCAATCTGAGTTTAAGAAGATCCACAGGGTTATTACTAAGGCCCAAAACCTAAGGCTAAAGGCAATGGAAATGGTGGTGAAGAAAGTGTTAAGCAGAACAGATGCAGCAGAATTCTTGGTTGCATTTGCTGGAATTCAAGACTTAGTTCACCAATGGGCTACGCAACAGAAAATGCGCAGAGGTCCAGTTTCTATACGTACTAAAGCCCTGAAATTTGGTAGCCCACTGAAGCAATAA
- the LOC107772763 gene encoding uncharacterized protein LOC107772763, giving the protein MSAIVCGKRSFFDDLQSPSPTSASPPVSKKLRCSSSTSPVRFSASPPPSTFMDQLRALFPNMDSQLIEKALEECGNDLDAAIKRLHELHLVYANGKSVTDGEMDNGEKPANGPDVRSEGPSLQNNLPADGAEWVELLVREMMSATSIDDARARATRVLESLEQSISVHAGAGAAQSVHKENMMLKEQIEMLLRENTILKRAVSIQHERQKEYDDRNQEVQQLKQLIAQYQEQLKTLEVNNYALKMHLRQAQQSNSIPGRFHPDIF; this is encoded by the exons ATGTCTGCAATTGTTTGCGGCAAGAGATCTTTCTTTGATGATTTACAATCGCCGTCGCCGACTTCAGCGTCGCCGCCTGTCTCGAAGAAGCTTCGCTGTTCTTCCTCCACTTCTCCGGTTCGATTCTCCGCTTCGCCGCCGCCGTCCACGTTCATGGATCAGCTGAGAGCTTTGTTTCCTAATATGGACAGTCAG CTTATTGAGAAAGCTCTTGAAGAGTGTGGCAATGACTTGGATGCAGCTATTAAGAGGCTACATGAGCTTCACCTTGTGTATGCCAATGGGAAATCAGTTACTGATGGAGAGATGGATAATG GAGAAAAACCAGCTAATGGCCCAGATGTCCGATCTGAAGGTCCTTCTCTCCAGAATAATCTTCCAGCTGATGGTGCAGAATGGGTGGAGTTGTTGGTCCGGGAAATGATGAGTGCTACAAGCATAGATGATGCTAGGGCTCGTGCCACAAGAGTGTTGGAGAGCCTAGAGCAATCAATTAGTGTGCATGCCGGTGCAGGAGCAGCTCAAAGTGTTCACAAG GAAAATATGATGTTGAAGGAGCAAATTGAGATGCTTCTTAGAGAAAATACCATTCTCAAACGTGCTGTTTCCATCCAGCATGAACGGCAAAAGGAGTATGATGATAGAAATCAGGAAGTGCAGCAATTGAAGCAGCTGATCGCTCAATATCAGGAACAATTAAAAACGCTTGAG GTGAATAATTATGCTTTGAAAATGCATTTGCGCCAGGCTCAGCAAAGCAACTCTATTCCCGGACGGTTCCATCCAGATATCTTCTAG